A single window of Pieris napi chromosome 8, ilPieNapi1.2, whole genome shotgun sequence DNA harbors:
- the LOC125051728 gene encoding biogenesis of lysosome-related organelles complex 1 subunit 2 gives MSDEDREKWSAEERNRDNLHVSPSCSSFEVLDPHDPIISRLATQLFKKTNDYLQGEVTAGQDHYILLEEINRLAITKYADLKNLTVNLEKTLNEYNKMYDTSILPLLQQIDDIDSQVTQFEANAYRLDSYTKQLKAQFEELCEKSK, from the exons atgtctGACGAAGATCGTGAAAAATGGTCAGCAGAGGAAAGGAACCGAG ATAACCTGCATGTATCTCCAAGCTGCTCAAGTTTTGAAGTATTAGATCCTCATGATCCCATTATAAGTCGACTTGCTacacaattgtttaaaaagacTAATGATTACCTTCAAGGTGAAGTAACAGCGGGTCAG GATCATTATATACTGCTGGAAGAAATTAACAGATTAGCTATAACAAAGTATGCTGATCTTAAAAACCTTACTGTTAACTTGGAAAAAACCCTGAATGAATACAACAAAATGT ATGATACTAGCATTTTACCACTTTTGCAGCAAATTGATGATATTGATTCTCAGGTAACACAGTTTGAAGCAAATGCATACCGCTTAGACAGTTACACCAAACAGCTGAAGGCTCAATTTGAAGAGCTATGTGAaaagagtaaataa